The Cryobacterium roopkundense sequence CGAGACCCGGTCTAATTCCGGCTGCCACGCAGGCTCGCAGGTGCTTGACGGCGCCGTAGAGACCATCGACATCGGTGACAGCGAGAAAGGTTGCGCCCTGACCTGCCGCCTGCTCAACGAGGGACTCCGGAAGGGTGACTCCGTAGTGGGTGGAATAGGCGCTTGCGACATGGAGATGGGGGAATGACATTGTTCCAGCTCACCCCCAGTCCAAAGCGAGAGTCCAGGTGCCGTCGGCGCCTCGGCGCAGATCGTAACGGCGCTGTTCCTCGCCGCCACGTGACGCGTCGAGGCGCCAGAGTTCGGTGTCGATGCGGGTGGGGGAGCCGGCGTTCTCCCACCAGCGGGTTCGTTTGAAAACAGCCTGGGGCTGCCCGATAACGGTGTGTTCGAATCGGTTCCACACGAAGGCGCGTGGGTCTCCGTCGCTCGTGAGCTCTACGTCAACCGGTGCGTCAATGATCTGCGGCATGGCCGGACTCCTTCACTAAAAATAGAATAAATGTTCTATAAGAAAAGTGTATGCCACCCTACCGACACTCGCCAGAGGGGGGCGTGAAAAACTCTGGGTGGGGCAGCGGCACGCGCTGTTCACCTCACCGCCAGCTCCCATTTACCTGCAGCTCGCAGGGTGGAGACATGACACCGGCACCCCGTCCACATCGTCCGCTGCTTCCCCTGCTCCCCATGGAGGGCCACACGAGCGGCAAGCGCAGTGCGGTGACCTGCCACCTGAAATGTGCGGACGCCTGCTTTCATCCAGTGCCGAACCCGACCGCCAACGAGTACTTTCGCGACATCGTCGGCGCGGCGCTGAGCCGGCGGTCGCTGCTCATCGGTGCGGGAGTGGGAGCTGCGGCAATTGTCCTCGGCAGCGGCAGCCTGAATGCTCCGCCGGCTCTGGCCGCCCCGCCGGTCGGGCCGATGGGCCGCGGGCTCGCGTTCTCGCCGATTGCCCCAGTGCCCGCCGCGGTCGACGCCTTCGTCGTGCCGCAGGGGTACCGCTGGAGCCCGATCATCCGCTGGGGCGACCCGATCTTCTCGGCCGCGGATCGTTTCGATCCCGAACACCAAACCGCACAGCTGCAGTCGCGCCAGTTCGGCTACAACAACGACTACCTTGACATCATCCAGCAAGACGGTCGCCACAGCCGTAAGGCCGTACTGGTGGCCAACCACGAATACACGAACGAGGGCATCATGTTTCCGCCGGCCGCCGATGACGCGCAGGCCGACGAACAGCGCCACATCGCCATGATGGCGCACGGCCTGTCCATCGTCGCGCTGCGCCGCAAGGATGCCGGCCAGCCATGGGTCTACAGGGTGGGAGATCGCGTCAACCGGCGTATCACGGCAACCACGCCCTTCACCCTCACCGGACCGGCGGCCGGTGCCGCCGCGCTGAAGACAGCGGCCGACCCTGACGGCCTCACCGTGCTTGGCACGCTCGGCAACTGCGCCGGCGGTACGACACCATGGGGCACAATCCTCTCTGGCGAAGAAAACTTCAACGGGTACTTTCGCTCACCCGGAGTGTCCGCTGCCGATGCACGCTACGGGCTCGCCGACAGGGCCACAGGTCGCGGCTGGGAGCGCATCGATCCGCGCTTCGACGCCACGACGCCGGGCTATGAGAACGAGCCGAACCGGTTCGGCTGGATCGTGGAAATCGACCCTGAGGAGCCGAATTCAGTTCCGGTGAAGCACACCGCTCTGGGCCGGTTCAAGCACGAGGGCGCCAACGTCATCGTGGGCACAACCGGTCACGTAGCGGCCTACATGGGCGACGACGAACGCTTCGACTACCTGTATAAGTTCGTCTCCACCGACACGTTCGACCCGAGCGGCAAGCCGAGGGCCCGCACGCACAACAAGACCCTGCTCACCCGCGGCAGCCTGTACGTCGCCAGATTCGCCGGCAACTCACCGCAGAGCGAGATCACCGGCACCGGACAGCTGCCCACGGACGGCCAATTCGACGGAACCGGGCGGTGGATCGCGCTCGTAATCGACGGTGTGAGCCAGGTGCCCGGCTTCACTGTGGAAGAAGCCCTCATTAACACCCGGCTGGCGGCGGACGCGGTGGGCGCGACCAAGATGGATCGCTGTGAAGACGTGGAACCCAGCCCCCTCACCGGTAAGGTCTACGTGGCCTGCACGAACAACACCGACCGGGGCAAGATCGGCAGGGAGGGCGCGACAGAACCGAACCCCCGAACGGCGAACCGCGACGGCCACATCGTGGAAATCACCGAAGACGGCAGCGACGCCACCGCGACAACGTTCACCTGGAACCTGTTGCTCGTGTGCGGCGACCCCGCCACGAACACGTCGACCTACTTCGCGGGATTCCCGGCGGACCAGGTCTCCCCGATCTCCTGCCCCGATAACGTCGCATTCGACGTCGAGGGCAACCTGTGGATCTCGACGGACGGCGCTCCGAGCACGATCGGGCTCTGCGACGGGCTCTTCAAGGTGCCGCTCGAGGGCCCCGAACGCGGCCGGGTACAGCAGTTCCTCTCGGTGCCGCGCGAGTCGGAAACGTGCGGCCCTGTCATCCGCGCCGAGGAATCGATGGTGTACGTGGCCGTGCAGCACCCCGGCGAGGGCGGATCCTGGGACGCACAAACCAGCCGGTTCCCCGACTACGTTCCGGCCGGAACGACGCCCGCCGAGGGGGCGTGGGCCGGACCGCGCCCCGCCGTTGCGCAGGTCTGGAAGGTGTCCTAGCTCCCAGGGCCAGAAATGCGTCGCCTGTAGCATGAGCGGATGAGTACCCTCGCGGCGAGGACGCCGATCACCGTGGCCATCGCGCCCGATTCCTTCAAGGGCAGCCTGAGTGCCGCCGAGGCTGCGGCCGCCATGGCGGAGGGAGCCCGAGCGGTCTTCGGACCTGATGCTGTCATCGTGGAGTGCCCCATGGCCGACGGCGGCGAGGGAACTCTCGAGGCCATCCTCGCCGTCTGGGGTGTGCCGGCACGAGTGTTGTCCACGTTCGACGCGCTGGGGAGACCTCGACAGGCACGCGTGGGGGTGTCGGCCGATGGCCGCACCGCCGTGATCGAGGCGGCAGAAGCCAACGGGCTGCCGGCCGTCATGGACGTGAACCTCCAACCGCTGCGTGCCGACACCTTCGGTGTCGGAATCCTTGCCCGCGACCTGCTCGACGAGGGCGTCGACGAGATCCTGCTCTGCGTCGGAGGTTCGGCGAGCACCGACGGAGGCACTGGCCTGCTGACCGCGCTCGGAGCCAGATTCCGGGATCGCGAGGGCCGAAACGTCGCTGCAGGCGGCGCCGGTCTGGCCGACATCAGATCGATCGATGTCTCCGGCCTGCATACGCGTGCTCGGGCCGTCCTCTGGCGTGTTGCCGTGGATGTCACCAACCCGCTGTGCGGTGCGCGGGGGGCCGCATCCGTTTTCGGACCGCAAAAGGGCGCATTGCCCGCCGACGTCGCCCTGCTCGACACCGGGCTCGCCACCCTGTGCGCGGTCGTGCGCGACGCCACCGGCATCGACATGCTCGAGGAGCCCGGCGCGGGTGCGGCCGGCGGCATGCCGGCCACGCTCGTGCCCCTGCTCGGGGCCGAGATGATCCCGGGCTCCACGATGGTGGCGGATGCCGTGGGCCTGGCCGATCGGCTGGCCGGCGCCGACTTCGTGCTCACGGGCGAAGGGCGCTTCGACTCGCAATCGCTCGACGGCAAGGTCGTCGAGGCGGTCACGAGGCTGTCGCCCCCCA is a genomic window containing:
- a CDS encoding PhoX family protein — translated: MTPAPRPHRPLLPLLPMEGHTSGKRSAVTCHLKCADACFHPVPNPTANEYFRDIVGAALSRRSLLIGAGVGAAAIVLGSGSLNAPPALAAPPVGPMGRGLAFSPIAPVPAAVDAFVVPQGYRWSPIIRWGDPIFSAADRFDPEHQTAQLQSRQFGYNNDYLDIIQQDGRHSRKAVLVANHEYTNEGIMFPPAADDAQADEQRHIAMMAHGLSIVALRRKDAGQPWVYRVGDRVNRRITATTPFTLTGPAAGAAALKTAADPDGLTVLGTLGNCAGGTTPWGTILSGEENFNGYFRSPGVSAADARYGLADRATGRGWERIDPRFDATTPGYENEPNRFGWIVEIDPEEPNSVPVKHTALGRFKHEGANVIVGTTGHVAAYMGDDERFDYLYKFVSTDTFDPSGKPRARTHNKTLLTRGSLYVARFAGNSPQSEITGTGQLPTDGQFDGTGRWIALVIDGVSQVPGFTVEEALINTRLAADAVGATKMDRCEDVEPSPLTGKVYVACTNNTDRGKIGREGATEPNPRTANRDGHIVEITEDGSDATATTFTWNLLLVCGDPATNTSTYFAGFPADQVSPISCPDNVAFDVEGNLWISTDGAPSTIGLCDGLFKVPLEGPERGRVQQFLSVPRESETCGPVIRAEESMVYVAVQHPGEGGSWDAQTSRFPDYVPAGTTPAEGAWAGPRPAVAQVWKVS
- a CDS encoding glycerate kinase is translated as MSTLAARTPITVAIAPDSFKGSLSAAEAAAAMAEGARAVFGPDAVIVECPMADGGEGTLEAILAVWGVPARVLSTFDALGRPRQARVGVSADGRTAVIEAAEANGLPAVMDVNLQPLRADTFGVGILARDLLDEGVDEILLCVGGSASTDGGTGLLTALGARFRDREGRNVAAGGAGLADIRSIDVSGLHTRARAVLWRVAVDVTNPLCGARGAASVFGPQKGALPADVALLDTGLATLCAVVRDATGIDMLEEPGAGAAGGMPATLVPLLGAEMIPGSTMVADAVGLADRLAGADFVLTGEGRFDSQSLDGKVVEAVTRLSPPTTPVIVIAGSVGLSAEQTRAAGVAAAFSIANGPAMLAELQEHAYHRVRDTAAQVCALI